Part of the Nicotiana tabacum cultivar K326 chromosome 20, ASM71507v2, whole genome shotgun sequence genome, ACTACAAGAAGACCGAGGTCAGCAATTATTTACACCCCCTGCACCTTTCGTAGGAGCttaattgatttatttaattTGTATGGATATGGACTTTTTATCTAAGTTATAATATAGGTTCTTCATCTGATTTCCGTCATTCAGATTATTGATATCTCCTTTAAGAGTCAATGAATGAGATAAAATTTGTATAACTTTCTAGCTTTTTGTTTGATGGAGTCACTTTTATGAATTCGTATATCATTTCAGAGTTCTAGCTGTGCCCCTCCAAATTATATGGAACAACAATTTGATATTAATGAGAGGATGAGAGCTATTCTCATTGACTGGCTGATTGAGGTATAAAAACAATGATCCACAGTTTCTCTGAATTCCATGAAGTAACACAATGATTTCCGGCCTCACTAATGTCCAATCAAATATGTAGGTACATTACAAGTTTGATCTGATGGAAGAGACTTTGTATTTGACCGTAAATCTTATCGATAGATTCTTAGCAGTCCAACAAGTGATTAGGAAAAAACTCCAGCTTGTTGGGGTAACAGCTATGCTTCTAGCCTGCAAGTATGAAGAAGTTTCAGTTCCTGTCGTTGAGGATCTTATTTTGATCTCTGATAAGGCTTACACCAGAAAAGAGGTGCTTGAGATGGTAAGTTACAGATCAAAATTTAATGCTTTACCTTAAATTATGTTTCTGCCGCTCCAATTCAAGTAAAACTTAATGATGTCTTGCTAATGTTTTTCTAGCGTGACCTTTGACTTTGATTGAGTGCTCTCTGCAGGAGAAGTTGATGATCAATACCTTACAGTTCAACCTACCAGTGCCTACAGCATATGTGTTTATGATGCGATTTCTTAAAGCTGCTCAGTCTGATAAGAAGGTTAGTCAGAAATTTGATTAAATGAACTTATGTAGTACTAGAAAATTGCTTAAATAAATGACAACCATTCTGAATCATGACTAACTACTGGCATTTCTTGGATCAGGTGGAGCTCCTGTCTTTTTTCATGACTGAACTATGCCTCGTTGAGTATGAAATGCTTAGGTTCCCACCTTCAATGCTAGCTGCTGCAGCAATATTTACAGCCCAATGTACTCTAGGTGTGCTTAACGAGTGGAGTAAAACTTGTGAGAAGTATAGCCACTATACTCGAGATCAGCTTTTGTAAGCATTATCTACTTTTCTTTGTTTGAATCAATGAATTGTTTTTATCGAACACACAAAGAGAGCCCTCTGAGTGTTGTGGTCTGTTTTCTTTTCTATAACAGGGAGTGCTCAAGACTGATGGTTTCTTTCCATCAGAATGCTGCAACTGGGAAGCTTGCTGGTGTGCATAGAAAGTATAGCATCTCTAAATATGGCTTTGTTGCAAAATGCCCAcctgcttcttttcttttagaGGCAAGCTTTTAGCACACGACGTTACTTGCGGCTGCTGACAGAATGTTTTTGAAGTGGAGAGCAACTGAGCAACAGAAGTTGCCTCTGGCAAGTTGGATTAGGTTTTTAGTTTCTGTGGATATGAAATATGTTTTTGTTTGGTTATATTGCTCTATATACCAAGATCCAAGTACTTTTAAAAATTGTTGCTACTATTTTGTGTGTCTAAAAGCTGTTTACATCCTTATCTCTGATATATTTACCTCATCTTGTGTCTGCACTTTTGGCAAATCCTTTTGTTTGCATATTAATCACTGATGTGAAACCATGGTTCAGAAGAAAACAGCCTTTGCTTTTAGACGCAGTGGCGGATGTAGAGTTACAACTCTGGTTCAACTAAACCCAGAACTTTCGACGCAGAGCGTAACTTGAAGTGTAAATATTCACTTAAATTCTAACAAATAGTAGGGTTGAACTATAGGTGTCAAATGGGCCGGGTTGACCCGGGACGGGCATGAAACCCGCCCCGCCCCAGACCGGTTGAAACTCGGCCCGGCCCGGTACTTAGGGCTGGGTTACTGGGGTTAGGGGGGTTGGTCCGTTCACTTTAATTTATCCAATTAACCGGACCGGTTAAACCCGATCAACCAAAATCCCTGTAGAACCGGTTAACTGGCCCGGCCCGGTTTAAAGGCTagatttcaattattattatttctttcaaggttttagagtctaaggcactgcaaaaacctttgaatttactcttttttcgttaatttacttgttaaatGTAATTTACTCTTTCAATTGGTatgtttgaattttgaaataaatgtagcacttgcaatttataaatgcaatttttttacatcttcattgtattctttatatttttactttatattaatataaattacaatagttataaaaaatacaaaatacaaaatattaaCCCGGCCCGGCCCCTTGTACCCGTAACCCTTACGGTTCATTTTTTTACCCGGATGAACTCGAACTCATTAAGCCCGGTAACCCCTAACCCGCAACCGGCCCGGTTCCAAACCCGTACGGTTCAAAATTTTCCCTACCAAACCCGGCCCGGCCCACCCATTAGATACCCTTAgtttgaacccataattttaaagaTATAATGAATCCATAGAACTTAAATCCTCCATCCGGCATCCGCCTGTCGTTAGACGTTAGCTGGTAGTAAGTAATAAGGAGCTATTTAAGCTTGCTCTTGTACAGTTCTCTTGCCTATATTGAATATTGGTAGCCAACCAGACGAATTCAAATCTCTGTATTGGTGTCTCCCCCGGCACCACATTAGCCTCTTGTATTCGTTTCTCTTTTAATACAAGCAAGTTTTCGTTCAATTTCCTCGTGCACGCTGTTTTCTTGACATTGCCCCGTAACTCTAAAAGTTTGATACGGGCATCAGGAAGGCGCGTAATACTCAGCTACTTCATCACAGCTCCATCTGTTAGTCTGCATCAACAAACATTTACAGGTGCAAATTGTAATTTAATATGCAAAGAGATCTTGAATTTATTAGAAAATGACTTCAAGTGGAAAACAATAGCTGATGAGCTTTCATAATTTAATCACAGATCCAATCTACAAACTAAAATTCAACGGTTCTCTTCTATTTTACTATTACTTCTCTCTAATTTGAATGTGGATATAAAAAAAAACGAGTTAGAGTTGTTGTAATAGTCCAATTCCTCCACTTTTAACCATGAGGTGGAGACATAGAGCAATTACCATGAAAAGGGATTAAAAATTTACTCGCACCCGGATATTTATACGAAATTGGTATTGTGGTTCCGCATACATTTCTATCACATaatcatgattatttaatatatatttttactttattaaatcaCTTAACCATATTAAATTGAATTTCTTTGATATGTGCAGGTAAGAATAGAGGAAGAAATTTCTAGGCTATTAATCATGGCAATTCTTATTATTTTGCTTTTCTGACCAATGAATAGATCTTTTTGCTCGCATGACTTGGATAATTTGTATGTTTTTTCAGTTAAATTTTGTCCATAATTATATTGTTAATAGACACTTATGGTCCGGCCTTTTTCCGGACTCCACGCATAATGGGAGCTTAGGGCACCGgctatcctttttattttatttacggAAAGTTAAATTGTgcaatttttaatataaaaggaaCAGGATTCTATATCTCAAATGCCGAAGGTCATTATTTCTACCCCAAGTGTACCTTCTCAAGTAACGAA contains:
- the LOC107817354 gene encoding cyclin-B2-3-like isoform X3 is translated as MATKQQQPTVEVTKQPVQTAPAKNESEDCIIIDAEDYKATSDYDPVPMFVQHTEAMMEEIDRMDAEMEMEDVEETLIVDIDSADKKNPLAVAEYIDDMHAYYKKTESSSCAPPNYMEQQFDINERMRAILIDWLIEVHYKFDLMEETLYLTVNLIDRFLAVQQVIRKKLQLVGVTAMLLACKYEEVSVPVVEDLILISDKAYTRKEVLEMEKLMINTLQFNLPVPTAYVFMMRFLKAAQSDKKVELLSFFMTELCLVEYEMLRFPPSMLAAAAIFTAQCTLGVLNEWSKTCEKYSHYTRDQLLECSRLMVSFHQNAATGKLAGVHRKYSISKYGFVAKCPPASFLLEASF
- the LOC107817354 gene encoding G2/mitotic-specific cyclin-2-like isoform X1 — encoded protein: MVGSNENCQGVIMASNVQGGLGAGGGKVTMGPNRRALSTINGNIVEAPAYPCKVHKRNGITDKSANGVKNPPIPIHRPITSMGDSCCFRKFAAQMATKQQQPTVEVTKQPVQTAPAKNESEDCIIIDAEDYKATSDYDPVPMFVQHTEAMMEEIDRMDAEMEMEDVEETLIVDIDSADKKNPLAVAEYIDDMHAYYKKTESSSCAPPNYMEQQFDINERMRAILIDWLIEVHYKFDLMEETLYLTVNLIDRFLAVQQVIRKKLQLVGVTAMLLACKYEEVSVPVVEDLILISDKAYTRKEVLEMEKLMINTLQFNLPVPTAYVFMMRFLKAAQSDKKVELLSFFMTELCLVEYEMLRFPPSMLAAAAIFTAQCTLGVLNEWSKTCEKYSHYTRDQLLECSRLMVSFHQNAATGKLAGVHRKYSISKYGFVAKCPPASFLLEASF
- the LOC107817354 gene encoding G2/mitotic-specific cyclin-2-like isoform X2 translates to MVGSNENCQGVIMASNVQGGLGAGGGKVTMGPNRRALSTINGNIVEAPAYPCKVHKRNGITDKSANGVKNPPIPIHRPITRKFAAQMATKQQQPTVEVTKQPVQTAPAKNESEDCIIIDAEDYKATSDYDPVPMFVQHTEAMMEEIDRMDAEMEMEDVEETLIVDIDSADKKNPLAVAEYIDDMHAYYKKTESSSCAPPNYMEQQFDINERMRAILIDWLIEVHYKFDLMEETLYLTVNLIDRFLAVQQVIRKKLQLVGVTAMLLACKYEEVSVPVVEDLILISDKAYTRKEVLEMEKLMINTLQFNLPVPTAYVFMMRFLKAAQSDKKVELLSFFMTELCLVEYEMLRFPPSMLAAAAIFTAQCTLGVLNEWSKTCEKYSHYTRDQLLECSRLMVSFHQNAATGKLAGVHRKYSISKYGFVAKCPPASFLLEASF